The genomic interval GAATTAGGGGAATTGACTACTTATAGAACGGTTGGAGCGATTCCTTTTGGAGGACATTACCGGTTAATTGATTTTCCATTGTCCTGTTTTCAACAGGCAAATGTACGTAATGTTGCGATATTTTCAAGTGGTAAGTTTCGTTCTTTACAAGACCATATTGGTAATGGTGAAATATGGGACTTAAATCGTAAGCGGGATGGTTTGTTTTTTTTTCCTAAGATGAGTGATAAACCATCTGTGATGTTATCCTTTTATCATATTCATGACCATATAGAGTATTTATTAAAGAGTCATGAAGATTATGTAGTAATTACAAATTCTTATGTTGTGTCACTTCTTGATTATAAACAGTTGGTTAAAGAGCATGCGAGAATGAATGTGGATATTAGTGAACTATATTATCAAGATGAGCGATTAAATATTTTTATTTTAAGTCGTAAGTTATTAATTGAACTTGTATTAGAGGGAATAAATTTTGGATATAATAATATAATTCAGGTCATTGATTTATCGAATAGGTATCATATTGGAAAGATACATTTAGATAAGGAAATCTTACTCTTAAAGTCAGTGAATGATTATTTTAAAGCGCATATGCGTTTATTAGAACCAACCATATTTAATCGTTTGTTTGTTAAGAATAAACCAATCATCACCAAAATAAATGATGCTCCATCGACTTATTATAAAAGAGGTGCAAAAACCTTCAACTCAATCTTATCTAACGGTATAATTTCTGAAGGATTGGTAGAAAATAGTATTGTATTTGATTCAGTGATTATAGGTAAGAATACACACATTAATAATTCAATTATAAATGAGAAATGTATCATTGGTTCAGGAAGTCTATTAGAAAATGTTATATTAGATAAAGAATGTATTATTGCTCCAAATGTTTGTATTAAAGGAGAAATTAACCATCCTGTGATGTTTTCCAAGTATACAAAAATTGCCAAGTATAATTTATAGTTGAAGTAATCGCTTTCATATTTAAATGTCATTGAATTTTCCATAAAATAGGTTATAATTAAATTGTGAAAAAAAATGAAAACTAAAAGGAGTTGTCAAATATGCCATATATTACAGATGTATATGCACGCGAAGTAATTGATTCTCGTGGGAATCCTACAGTAGAGGTTGAAGTTTATACAGAAAGTGGTGCGTTTGGTCGTGGAATCGTGCCATCAGGAGCATCAACTGGTGAGAATGAAGCGGTAGAATTACGTGATAATGATAAAGGTAGATTTTTAGGAAAAGGTGTTTTACAAGCTGTACGTAATGTAAATGAAGTAATTGCGCCTGAAGTTATTGGTATGGATGTAACACAACAAGTTGCAATCGACCATTTAATGATTGATTTAGATGGAACTCCAAATAAAGGTAAATTAGGAGCAAATGCGATTTTAGCAGTATCTATTGCTTGTGCACATGCTGCAGCTGATTATGTTGGATTACCATTATACTTATATTTAGGTGGATTTAACGCAAAAGAATTACCAGTTCCAATGATGAATATCATCAATGGTGGAAAACATGCTGATTCTGGTGTTGATTTCCAAGAATTCATGGTTATGCCACTTGGTGCTAAATCATTTAGTGAAGCTGTAAGAATGGGAGCAGAAGTTTTCCACAATCTTAAAAAAGTATTAAAAGAAAAAGGTTATAATACTTCTGTTGGTGACGAAGGTGGATTTGCACCTCAAGTTGAAGGTGTTTATGAAGCATTAGATACAATTGTTGAAGCAATCAAAAAAGCTGGTTATAAACCAGGTGAAGATATCTATATCGCATTAGACTGTGCAGCAAGTGAATTCTATGATGCTAAAGCGAATGTTTACAACATGGAACGTCAAAATCAAATGAATTTCTCTTATGAAGATATGGTTAAATTCTTCGAAGAGTTAGTTGAAAAATATCCAATCATTTCAATTGAAGATGGTTTAGCTGAAACTGACTGGGAAGGTTGGGCTGAGTTAACTCGTCGTTTAGGTAAAAAAGTTCAATTAGTTGGTGATGATTTATTCGTTACAAATACTGAATTCTTAGCAAGAGGAATTGAAACAAATGTATCAAACTCTATCTTAATTAAAGTTAATCAAATTGGTACATTAACAGAAACTTTTGAAGCAATTGAAATGGCTAAAAAAGCTGGATTTACATCAGTTATTTCACATCGTTCTGGTGAAACTGAAGATACAACAATCGCTGATATCGCTGTTGCAACAAATGCTGGTCAAATTAAAACAGGTTCTATGTCTCGTACGGATAGAATTGCCAAATATAATCAATTATTACGTATTGAAGATGAGTTAGAAGATACAGCAAAATTCTTAGGGTTAAAAGCATTATATAATTTAAATAAGTAAGACAATTAATTAATGATAAAAAAGGCACCGATTTTGGTGCTTTTTCTATCACTGTCTAAAAAATGTTTACAATATGAGAAATATGGTTTATAATAGTAAGGGATTATATAAACTAAGGAGGCTACCTATGAATTTTCTAGATTGGTTTTTATTAATAGATGCTATGATTGTAATCACGTTTGTAGCTTTACAAGAATCTAAGGGTGGATTAGGCGAAGCATTAACAGGCGCTAATACCGAATTATTTAAGAATCAAAAAGAACGCGGTGTTGAATTATTTTTAAGTCGTGGGACATTGGTTTCGGTTATAATATTTATTGTATTGGCAGTTCTTACTAAGCAATTTTAATTGAAAATCCCGTAGATCTTCGGGATTTTTTTGTTTTAAATTATAATTTTATGTGATAAACTAAATGTAGAATGGAATAAGGGTGTGATAGTATGCCAAAAGGATTTGGAAAGATTATTGCGCAAAATAAAAAGGCTTATCATGATTATTTTATTGAAGATACTTATGAAGCTGGTATTGTGTTAGAAGGTACTGAAATAAAATCGATTAGACAAGGGAAAGCAAGTATTAAGGATGCTTATGCTCATATTGATAGTAATCAAGCATATATTAATAATATGCATATAACACAATATGATTTTGGGACAAAAGGTAATCATGAACCAACAAGAACAAGAAGATTGCTTTTACATAAAAAAGAAATTAGTCGTTTATTTGGATTACAACAACAGCAAGGGTATTCATTAATTCCTTTAAAGTTGTATTTAAAGGATGGATTTGCTAAGTTAGAGATTGCTTTAGCTAAGGGGAAAAAGCAGTATGATAAAAGAGAAGCGCTTAAGATAAAAGATTCAAATAGACAGATAGAAAGAGCGATGAAAGATAAATATAGGGGGTAATGGTTAATGGGAGAAGATATGTTTCCTAAAGAGTATACAGATGAGGAATTAGAAAAGATAGCGATAAGACGGATTAAGTTAAGAAGAAATATGTGTTCAAAAATCTTTTCTTATATCGTTGTAAATCTATTTCTTATTATAATCTACTTTTTGACAAAAGATCCTGATGATAAGGGAATGCCTTGGTTTGTTT from Mycoplasmatota bacterium carries:
- the smpB gene encoding SsrA-binding protein SmpB, with translation MPKGFGKIIAQNKKAYHDYFIEDTYEAGIVLEGTEIKSIRQGKASIKDAYAHIDSNQAYINNMHITQYDFGTKGNHEPTRTRRLLLHKKEISRLFGLQQQQGYSLIPLKLYLKDGFAKLEIALAKGKKQYDKREALKIKDSNRQIERAMKDKYRG
- a CDS encoding glucose-1-phosphate adenylyltransferase is translated as MSIKFLGIIDDTIQFKELGELTTYRTVGAIPFGGHYRLIDFPLSCFQQANVRNVAIFSSGKFRSLQDHIGNGEIWDLNRKRDGLFFFPKMSDKPSVMLSFYHIHDHIEYLLKSHEDYVVITNSYVVSLLDYKQLVKEHARMNVDISELYYQDERLNIFILSRKLLIELVLEGINFGYNNIIQVIDLSNRYHIGKIHLDKEILLLKSVNDYFKAHMRLLEPTIFNRLFVKNKPIITKINDAPSTYYKRGAKTFNSILSNGIISEGLVENSIVFDSVIIGKNTHINNSIINEKCIIGSGSLLENVILDKECIIAPNVCIKGEINHPVMFSKYTKIAKYNL
- a CDS encoding 2TM domain-containing protein, with product MGEDMFPKEYTDEELEKIAIRRIKLRRNMCSKIFSYIVVNLFLIIIYFLTKDPDDKGMPWFVWPLSIWGVALILNISKSIQELRFTYNTKVLNKEVEKIKRSLKN
- the eno gene encoding phosphopyruvate hydratase, with product MPYITDVYAREVIDSRGNPTVEVEVYTESGAFGRGIVPSGASTGENEAVELRDNDKGRFLGKGVLQAVRNVNEVIAPEVIGMDVTQQVAIDHLMIDLDGTPNKGKLGANAILAVSIACAHAAADYVGLPLYLYLGGFNAKELPVPMMNIINGGKHADSGVDFQEFMVMPLGAKSFSEAVRMGAEVFHNLKKVLKEKGYNTSVGDEGGFAPQVEGVYEALDTIVEAIKKAGYKPGEDIYIALDCAASEFYDAKANVYNMERQNQMNFSYEDMVKFFEELVEKYPIISIEDGLAETDWEGWAELTRRLGKKVQLVGDDLFVTNTEFLARGIETNVSNSILIKVNQIGTLTETFEAIEMAKKAGFTSVISHRSGETEDTTIADIAVATNAGQIKTGSMSRTDRIAKYNQLLRIEDELEDTAKFLGLKALYNLNK
- the secG gene encoding preprotein translocase subunit SecG, whose product is MNFLDWFLLIDAMIVITFVALQESKGGLGEALTGANTELFKNQKERGVELFLSRGTLVSVIIFIVLAVLTKQF